Below is a window of Chloroflexia bacterium SDU3-3 DNA.
CCTGGGCGATGTTCAGCAGCTTGCACACCACCGTCGTCACCCCGCGAAAGTGGCCTGGGCGGCGCTGGCCCTCCAGCACCTCGGTCACGCCCTCGACGGCCACGTAGGTGCTGTAGCCGGGCGGGTAGATCTCGGCCACACCCGGGATGAGCACCAGATCGGCCCCGGCCTCGGCCAGCAGCCGCAGGTCGCGCTCGATATCGCGCGGGTAGCGGGCCAGATCCTCGCTGGGGCCAAACTGGGTGGGGTTCACAAAGATGCTCACCGCCGCCGCGCCCTGCTCGCGTTTGGCCTGGCGCACCAGGCTCAGGTGGCCCTCGTGTAGGAAGCCCATGGTGGGCACGAAGCCCATGCGCCCCAGCCCGGCCCGCGCCTCGCGGAACGCCGCGATCGTCTCGACAACCTCCATGCCCCGCGCTCCTCCCTAGTCCTCTTGGCCCAGCGCCGCCCGTAGCTCGGCCTCATCCATCTTCGCGCTGTGCTCGGCGGTGGGGAACGCGCCAGCGCGCACATCCGCCGCGTAGCTGCCCAGCGCCTCGCTGATCGTGTCGGCCAGCTGGAGGTAGCGGCGGGCGTGGCGCGGCTGGTAGTCGGCGTACAGCCCTAGCAGATCGTGCCAGACCTGCACCTGCCCATCGCAGCCCGCCCCCGCGCCGATGCCGATGGTGGGGATGCGCAGCCGCGCCGTGATCGCCGCCGCCAGCGGGGCAGGCACCAGCTCCAGCACCACCGCGAAGGCCCCGGCCTCCTCAAGCGCCAGCGCGTCGGCCAGCAGCTGGCGGGCCGCGTCGGCGCTCTTGCCCTGCACGCGCCGCCCGATCACCAGCTCGGACTGGGGCGTGTAGCCCAGGTGGCCCATCACCGGCACGCCGAACGCGGTGAGCTGCCGCACGAAGGCAGTCACGTGCGCGCCGCCCTCCAGCTTCACCGCCTGCACCCCGGCCTCCTGCATCAGGCGGCGGGCCGTCTCCATCGCCTGCGCCGCGCTGGCGTAGGAGAGAAACGGCATGTCGCCTACCACCAGGGCGCGCTGGCTGCCGCGCGCCACCATCTTGGCGTGGTAGATGATCTCGTCCACCGTCACCGGCAGCGTGGTGGGCTGGCCCTGCACCACATTGCCCAGCGAGTCGCCCACCAAGATGAGCGGGATGCCCGCCCGCTCGACCATCTGGGCCGAGGTGTAGTCGTAGGCGGTGATCATCGGGATGCGCTCGCCGCGCTGCTTCATCGCCTGGATGTCGAGGATGCTCGTTCGCATGGTGTTGAACCCTGGCTAGCCCGCGTGCGGCGGGGGGTGAAGCAGCTCGGTGATCGTATCGAGGCCCTGCGCGTCGCCGCCGATGGCGCGGGCCAGCGGCACCGCCGCCGCGCCCAGCGTGCGGTAGATCGGCAGCGCCTCGGGCGCGGTCTTGGCCAGCGCATCGAGGTGCCGCGCCACGGTGGCCGCATCGCCCCTAGCGATCGGGCCGGTGAGCGCGGCGGGCACGCCCAAGCGGTCCAGGCTCTCCACCGCGCCGCGCAGCAGCGGCAGCAGCGCGGCCAGCGCCTGGGGCTGCGGCAGGCCGCACTCGGCCAGCAGCGCCGAGGCTTGGGCGGCCAGCACCACGGTGTAGTTGGCCATCATGGCCGCCGCCGCGTGGTAGATGGCCCGCGTCTCGGACGGGATGGGCAGGGGCGTGCCACCCAGCGCACGCGCCGCACTGGCCAGATCCTCAGCCAGCGGCCCCGCCGCGTCGATAGCGAACACAGTGCCCGGCAGCACCGGCGAATGCGCATCCGCGAAGGTCTGCAGCGGGTGGAACGCGCCCACCTGCCAGCCGCGCCCGGCCAGCGGGGCCAGCAGCGCCGCGCTGTTGGCCCCGCTCAGGTGCACTGCCGCCGCGCCCGCAGGCGCTTCGCCCAGCGCGCTGGCCACCGTCGCGATCTGCGTGTCTGTCACCGCAATTAGCGTTAGGTTTGCCGACGCGGCGGCCTCATGTGGCGTGGCGGCCACAGCAGCCCCAGTGGCGCTGGCCAGCTCGGCGGCGTGCGCGGGGCTGCGGCTCCACACGGCGGCCACGGGGTAGCCAGCGGCGTGCAAAGCCCGCCCAAGCGCCCCGCCAACTCGCCCTGCCCCGATCACCGCGATGCTCAAGCTGGCCACAGCATCTCCCCGCGCGGCAAAAGGCGCGGGCAGCACGCACCCCGGCAGCGCACCAGCCCACGCCCGCATAGCTCTCGAAAAGTAGGCGCATACTCTACCATGGCTTTCGCATGATCGCAACATGGCAGGGTGTGGAAAGATTTGTTCTCAGCGCTCGTCGATTTTTCCCGATTGGGACGGGATATTTCTCAAAAAAAGTGATAGCGTTTTCCACAAAAAGTGACTTTATCCACATGGTTTCCACATTTTTGTGGATGTGCGGAATTGTTTTCTACCACGAAGATACGAAGGGGGAAAAGGTCAGCGGGCAACACGTGGAAGCGCTGCCCGCCTTGGCCAGCGGAAGCTAGCCCTCATAGCCGCCCGCGTGCAGGCGCACGCCGCCATCGTGCACCTCGATCACGCGCTCGGCAAACGAGCTGAGGAAGGCGCGGTCGTGCGAGACCGCCAGCACCGTGCCCTCAAAGGCATCGAGGGCCTGCTCGAAATGCTCGCGACCCTCGATATCCAGGTGGTTGAGCGGCTCATCCAGCACCAGCAGGTTGCAGCCCGCCAGCACCAGCAGCGCCAGCTGGAGTCGGCTGCGCTCGCCCAGCGAGCACACGCCCACTGTGCGGAAGGCGCTGTCGCCGCCAAACAGGAAGAAGTGCAGAAAGCTGCGCGCCTCGGTCTCGCTCATCGCGCGGGCGCGGCGCACCGTCTCCAGCACCGTGCGGGTGGGGTCAAGCGTCTCCTGCTGCTGCGCCATCACGCCCAGCCGCACGGAAGCGCCCAGCCGCACCTCGCCTGCGCTGGGGGCCAGCTCGCCAGTGATCAGCCGCAGCAGCGTGGTCTTGCCCGCGCCGTTCGGCCCCACCAGCGCCACGCGCTCGCCGTACTCCAGCTCGAAGGCCACATCGCGCAGCAGCGGCGCGGCCCCTGGGTAGGCGAAGGACACATCCTCCACCCGCAGCACGCTGCGCGACCCGCCCGTCGGCTCGCCGAAGTCGAGCCGGATGCCCCAGCTCTGGCGCGGGCGCTCCACGCGCTCGGCGTCGCTCATGTAGCGCTCCAGCTTGCGCTCGCGGGTGCGGGCCAGCCGCGCCACCTTGGCCGACACCCCGCCGTAGAAATCGCGCCCGCGCTTTGGCCCGTTCTGGATCGACTGCGCCCTGCCGCGCACCCGGCGGATGTCGGCCTCGACCTCGCGGATGTAGAGCTGCTGATCCTGCCAGGCGGCCTCCTGGGCCTCGCGCTCGCGCTCGCGGGCGGCGGCGAAGTCGCTGTAGCCGCCGGTGTAGCTGGCTACTGTGCGCGTGTCGGGGTCGAGGTAGAGCGTGCGCGTGACGGTGCGGTCGAGGAAGGCGCGGTCGTGCGAGACGACCAGCGCGGCGCGCGGGTAGGAGCGCACGAAGCCCTCCAGCCACTCCAGCGCGGCCACATCCAGGTGGTTGGTCGGCTCATCGAGCAGCAGCAGATCGGGCTGGCTCAGCAGCAGCAGCGCCAGGCCCAGCCGGGTCTTCTGGCCGCCGCTCAGCGTGTCGGCGAGCTGGTCGGGGTCGATACCATCCAGCCCGAGGCCGCCCAGCACCTCGGCGGCGTGCTGCTCATAGCTGTAGCCGCCCAGGGCCTCGAACGCCGCGCTGGCCTGCTCGTAGTCGGCCATAGCCGCATCCAGATCCTGCGCGCTGGCCAGCGCCTCGGCGGCGCGCTCCACCGCAGCGGCGGCGGCCAGCACCTCGGCCTGGGCCTGAGCCAGCGCGCTGCGCACTGTGTGGCCTGCCAGGTGCTCGAACGACTGGGCCAAGTAGCCGATGCGCTGCCCAGGCGGCGAGAGCGCGATCGTGCCCGCATCGGGCTGCTCGGCGCCGATCAGGCAGCGCAGCAGGGTCGATTTCCCAGCGCCATTTGGGCCGATCAGGGCCACGTGCTCGGAGTCGTTGATGATAAGCGAGATATCGGAAAGAACCGTGGCGGCGGCGTACGCCTTCCGTAGGTGTTGAATCTGAAGCATAGTATCTCCTTTTCTGCGGCGCAGCGAGGCCGCATGCTGAAACAGCGCGAAATGGAAAACTATGCACCCTTCATCAACAGCTCCTTACGAGAAGAACACCAGCCTGCCGCGATCAAGAGGCATCGGAGCGAGGTGCCGGTATCATACCACACTTTTGGCCTGTCGGCTCAGGCCCTGGTATGAAAAACAGAGTCTATACGTTCTGTCTGACACCGCATCGCATCACCGTATCTTGGTCTTGCATACGTTTTCTTTTCGTGTCTTCGTACCCTCGTGGTATTCGTTCCCGTTTGTTCCTTGGTATCTTGGCGTCTTCGTGGTAAACCGTGCTTGGTGCATGAGAACGCACTGGCATGAAAAAGCGGCGGAGGCGCGCTGCCCCCGCCGCCACAGCCCGTGGCGCTAGTGGGCCGATGGGCCATCCACATCCACGCTCCAGGCGTGCACGCCCTGTGTGGTGAAGGAGAACGGCCGCACCCGCACGCCGTGGTCCTCCAGCGTGCGCTCCAGCTCCAGCCGCCGGTCGAAGGGGCACGCAAACACCATGAAGCCGCCGCCGCCCGCGCCGGTGATCTTGCCGCCCCACGCGCCGTGGGCGCGGGCCGCCGTGTAGATCTCCTCCACGATCGGCGGGGCAATGTACGGCGAGAAGGCCTTCTTGACCTCCCATGCGTCGTGCAGCAGCCGCCCGAAGTCGGCGATCTTCAGGCCGCGCAGCAGCTTGACCGACTCGTCAACAAACGCCTTGGTCTCGTCGTGGTAGCGCAGGGTGTCGCCCTCCTTCAGGCGGCGCACCTGGTCTTCCATCAGGTGGTGGGTCAGCAGCTTGCGGTCGCCGATGTAGCCGATCATCAGGCAGCTCTCCAGCTCCAGCAGCGCGGCGGGGTCGGTGATCACCGGCTCGACGATCACATGCGGGCCGCCGAAGTGGTAGACGCACATGCCGCCGAAGGCTGCGGCGTACTGATCCTGCCGCCCGCCGGGGATGCCCAGGTCCACCCGCTCGATGCGGAAGGCCAGCTCGGCCAGGGTGTGGGGGTCCATCGGGATGTTGTAGACGGTGGAGATCAGCTTGAGCATGCTCACCACCAGCGCCGACGAGGAGCCGAGGCCGCTGCCGGGCGGCACATCGGAGAACATGGTCACATCCACGCCCTGGGCCTCGGGCATGGCGTCGAGCACGGCCTGGGGCAGGCTGAGCTTGCCCTCCCAGCGGCCGGTGGTGCGGCGGCTCACCTCTTCGAGGTCGAGCGAGCGGATGACGATCCCGCCATCGCTGCTGGGGCGCAGCATGCAGCGCACGTACTTATCGATAGTGCAGTTCAGCACCTTGCCGCCGTGCTGCTCGGCATACGGGCTGACATCGGTTCCGCCGCCAAAAAAGCCGATGCGCATGGGTGCCTTGGCTTTATACAGCCGCATACGAAAATCCTCACATATTGAGATATCGACATGGATATCAGGTTTTGCGCAGCCTTTATCGCTGTGCTGGTTGAACGTGGGCTTAGTATAGCATGCCCGGTTTCCACAGTTTGTGGCTGCACTGGTATTTCTCTAATAGTTATTTACATGACATGAAAGAATCATGAGTGGAAACAGTAGGGGCTGTGGAAATGTGAATAAGCGGGGTTTCATGCCAGCAGGGCGGCATGAACGCGGTGAGGAAACCATGGGAATAACTATCCACATGAATCACATGGCTTGGGGAGATGGGCAAGATCGGGGAAAACTATACCCATGTTAATCACATGGGTTTCCCATGTTTTTCCACAAAGTGTGAACAATCGGCCAATATGCGTAGTCAGTTGTTCACACTTTGTCGACAGCTTTTCCCCGACCAGTTATCCACAATTGCGGGCGTTTATCCACAGAAGATAGCGGGTTATCCACAAATGTTGCTATCTCTCGCCTTTTTGTGGAAGGCTACTGCTGCTCGTTGCGGTTGCTATCGTCGTCTTTGTCGATATCGAGCGTGTTGATAAAGTTGCGGAAGATCGAGATATCCTCGTCGCTGGTTTCCTGCTCGGGCTCGTCGGCGCTGGCTGCGGGTGCGGCTGGCTCCACTGGTGTGAGGCTCTCTTCCTCGTCGAAGGGCGTGCCGCCCTGCTCAAGCACGTGGGGGGCGACGTAGATCGGCGACTCGGTGCGCACCGCCAGCGCGATCGCATCGCTGGGGCGCGAGTCGATCTCGATGATCTGGCCCGACTGGTTGACCACGATCCGCGCGAAGTAGGTGCTCTCGCGGATGTCGTTGATCAGGATGTAGTCTATGTGGGCATGCAGCTCGCCAAACACAGAGCGAAGGAGATCGTGGGTCATTGGGCGCTGTGGCTCAATGCCTTGTAAAGCAGCAGCGATGGCCTCTGCCTCGAAAGGGCCAATAAAGATCGGCAGATAGCGCTTGCTGTCGACTTCGCGAAGAACCACGACTCGATTCTGTGTCAACAAGCTGACGCGGATGCTGTCAACAGTTACACGTATCATCGGTCGGCCTTTCCGAGGGGACGCCCAAGGGCACACTTGCGCGTTTCCCTGCGTATTGATGGGGTTTATTCGTTTCTTCATAGTACCACGCGCAGAAAGATCACGTCAAGGAATGTTGTGCGCAAATCGGCTTGTGCGCTATGATCGCGCTGCGCTTTCTGTGCCCCGCAGCGTGGCTGTATGTGGGCAACATAGACGAGGTACCCATGTCACGTGAAACGACCGCTATCTATCTTATACGCCATGGCGAGACCGTGTGGAATGTCGAGCGCCGCATCCAGGGCTGGGGCGACTCGCCGCTGACGGCGCTGGGTCGCCAGCAGGCCTTGGATCTTGGATCGCAGCTGGCCGATGTGCCTTGCCAGGCGATCTACGCCAGCACTAGCCAGCGTGCCATCGATACCGCCCATGCGGTGCGCGGCCAGCGCGATGCGCCGCTGGCGCTGTGGCCCGAGCTGCGCGAGCTGGGCTTTGGCCCCTGGGAGGGGCAATCTAGCGCCGAGCTTGAGCAGCGCGATACCGATCGCTTCCACGCGTTCTGGAACACGCCGCTGGAATATACCCTGGAGGGTGCCGAGACGCTGGATGCGCTGCACCTGCGCGTGCAGCGCTCGATCGGCCTGATCTGCGCGCAGCACCCTGGCCAGACGGTGTTTGTGGTCACGCACACCGTCTTTATCAAGATGGCCTTGCTCATCCACGAGGGTCGTAGCCTGGGGCAGCTGTGGGATCCGCCCTACATTCACCCGGCCTCGTACCGTGTGATCACCTGTGACCAGGGCTTTGGCCAGACCTTCCGCCTGCGCTAGCCTGGGGCGCGCATGGGCGCACAGCGCTGTGTGCCCATGCGCGCCATCCTTTCTTAGAGATGCTCGTGAATGAGGGCTTGAAACCCGTTCTCGAACTGCGGGCTGCATGCTACAATAGCCTTAGCCGGAGCACGTCTTTTTCCACGCGATATGTGTAAAACGTGAAACACTTCTTTCTATGGGTGTAAAACCGCCTATTTGGATTGGTAGCAACGCTGGTACCCGTATCTCTAGGATGATTGAGCAGGTGTAAAACGTGAAACAGCCTGAACCAAAAATTATGGCGGTGGCAAACCAGAAGGGCGGGGTGGGCAAAACCACCACGTCGGTGAGCCTGGCTGGCGAGCTTGCCCGCAGCGGCCAGCAGGTGCTGCTGATCGACTGCGACCCCCAGGGCAACGCCACCACCAGCCTGGGTGTCGCCAAGCGCGGCCTGACCGCCACCTCGTACGAGGTGCTGATGGGGCTGGCCGGGCT
It encodes the following:
- a CDS encoding GHMP kinase — translated: MRLYKAKAPMRIGFFGGGTDVSPYAEQHGGKVLNCTIDKYVRCMLRPSSDGGIVIRSLDLEEVSRRTTGRWEGKLSLPQAVLDAMPEAQGVDVTMFSDVPPGSGLGSSSALVVSMLKLISTVYNIPMDPHTLAELAFRIERVDLGIPGGRQDQYAAAFGGMCVYHFGGPHVIVEPVITDPAALLELESCLMIGYIGDRKLLTHHLMEDQVRRLKEGDTLRYHDETKAFVDESVKLLRGLKIADFGRLLHDAWEVKKAFSPYIAPPIVEEIYTAARAHGAWGGKITGAGGGGFMVFACPFDRRLELERTLEDHGVRVRPFSFTTQGVHAWSVDVDGPSAH
- a CDS encoding histidine phosphatase family protein, encoding MIALRFLCPAAWLYVGNIDEVPMSRETTAIYLIRHGETVWNVERRIQGWGDSPLTALGRQQALDLGSQLADVPCQAIYASTSQRAIDTAHAVRGQRDAPLALWPELRELGFGPWEGQSSAELEQRDTDRFHAFWNTPLEYTLEGAETLDALHLRVQRSIGLICAQHPGQTVFVVTHTVFIKMALLIHEGRSLGQLWDPPYIHPASYRVITCDQGFGQTFRLR
- the panB gene encoding 3-methyl-2-oxobutanoate hydroxymethyltransferase — encoded protein: MRTSILDIQAMKQRGERIPMITAYDYTSAQMVERAGIPLILVGDSLGNVVQGQPTTLPVTVDEIIYHAKMVARGSQRALVVGDMPFLSYASAAQAMETARRLMQEAGVQAVKLEGGAHVTAFVRQLTAFGVPVMGHLGYTPQSELVIGRRVQGKSADAARQLLADALALEEAGAFAVVLELVPAPLAAAITARLRIPTIGIGAGAGCDGQVQVWHDLLGLYADYQPRHARRYLQLADTISEALGSYAADVRAGAFPTAEHSAKMDEAELRAALGQED
- a CDS encoding ABC-F family ATP-binding cassette domain-containing protein — translated: MLQIQHLRKAYAAATVLSDISLIINDSEHVALIGPNGAGKSTLLRCLIGAEQPDAGTIALSPPGQRIGYLAQSFEHLAGHTVRSALAQAQAEVLAAAAAVERAAEALASAQDLDAAMADYEQASAAFEALGGYSYEQHAAEVLGGLGLDGIDPDQLADTLSGGQKTRLGLALLLLSQPDLLLLDEPTNHLDVAALEWLEGFVRSYPRAALVVSHDRAFLDRTVTRTLYLDPDTRTVASYTGGYSDFAAAREREREAQEAAWQDQQLYIREVEADIRRVRGRAQSIQNGPKRGRDFYGGVSAKVARLARTRERKLERYMSDAERVERPRQSWGIRLDFGEPTGGSRSVLRVEDVSFAYPGAAPLLRDVAFELEYGERVALVGPNGAGKTTLLRLITGELAPSAGEVRLGASVRLGVMAQQQETLDPTRTVLETVRRARAMSETEARSFLHFFLFGGDSAFRTVGVCSLGERSRLQLALLVLAGCNLLVLDEPLNHLDIEGREHFEQALDAFEGTVLAVSHDRAFLSSFAERVIEVHDGGVRLHAGGYEG
- a CDS encoding DUF2520 domain-containing protein, which encodes MLRSCESHGRVCAYFSRAMRAWAGALPGCVLPAPFAARGDAVASLSIAVIGAGRVGGALGRALHAAGYPVAAVWSRSPAHAAELASATGAAVAATPHEAAASANLTLIAVTDTQIATVASALGEAPAGAAAVHLSGANSAALLAPLAGRGWQVGAFHPLQTFADAHSPVLPGTVFAIDAAGPLAEDLASAARALGGTPLPIPSETRAIYHAAAAMMANYTVVLAAQASALLAECGLPQPQALAALLPLLRGAVESLDRLGVPAALTGPIARGDAATVARHLDALAKTAPEALPIYRTLGAAAVPLARAIGGDAQGLDTITELLHPPPHAG
- a CDS encoding bifunctional nuclease family protein — protein: MIRVTVDSIRVSLLTQNRVVVLREVDSKRYLPIFIGPFEAEAIAAALQGIEPQRPMTHDLLRSVFGELHAHIDYILINDIRESTYFARIVVNQSGQIIEIDSRPSDAIALAVRTESPIYVAPHVLEQGGTPFDEEESLTPVEPAAPAASADEPEQETSDEDISIFRNFINTLDIDKDDDSNRNEQQ